From Brienomyrus brachyistius isolate T26 chromosome 21, BBRACH_0.4, whole genome shotgun sequence, the proteins below share one genomic window:
- the LOC125716837 gene encoding lysophosphatidic acid receptor 3-like, producing the protein MANNISCDRNQSMAVFYDRHQKEVNWTDTQLVAVKCFGSLFCTFILVSNGLAVAAVVINRKFHFPFYYLLANLAASDFLAGIAYIYLMFNTGQVSRTLTVNMYFVRQGLLDISFSASLGNLLVIALERYVAIMSWKLHSGLTKRRVSLLIMFVWAVALFLAAVPSLGWNCLCNLEDCSALAPVFSKSYLIFWSLSNLVVFLVMVVIYTRMYAYVKRKTVALSPNTSLNRRRMPIKFIKTVMTILGAFVICWTPGLLILLLDGIDCKKCYVLKFKTWFLLLATLNSVMNPIIYSYKDKDMWRTIKNIICSLACLRHKGRPRNRQRSLKPHSDTLPIQEMGIESQCSVEERLQE; encoded by the exons ATGGCCAACAACATATCCTGTGACCGCAACCAGTCCATGGCTGTTTTCTATGACCGCCACCAAAAGGAAGTGAACTGGACTGACACGCAACTGGTGGCGGTGAAGTGCTTTGGATCTCTGTTCTGCACCTTCATCTTGGTGTCAAACGGGTTGGCCGTCGCTGCCGTGGTCATCAACCGGAAGTTTCACTTTCCCTTCTACTATCTCCTGGCCAATCTGGCAGCGTCGGATTTCCTCGCCGGAATAGCATATATCTATCTGATGTTCAACACCGGCCAGGTGTCCCGAACTCTGACTGTGAACATGTATTTTGTGCGTCAGGGATTGCTTGATATTAGCTTTTCGGCATCCCTGGGTAACCTACTGGTCATAGCACTGGAACGCTACGTCGCCATCATGAGCTGGAAGCTTCACAGTGGCCTCACCAAGCGGCGGGTCTCCCTGCTGATCATGTTCGTCTGGGCCGTCGCCCTCTTCCTGGCCGCTGTGCCCAGCCTGGGCTGGAACTGCCTCTGCAACCTTGAGGACTGCTCTGCGCTCGCTCCTGTCTTCAGCAAGAGTTACCTCATCTTCTGGTCGCTGTCAAACTTGGTCGTGTTTTTGGTCATGGTGGTGATCTACACACGGATGTATGCGTACGTGAAGAGGAAGACCGTCGCTCTGTCCCCGAATACCAGCTTAAACCGTAGGAGGATGCCAATCAAGTTCATCAAGACGGTGATGACAATTCTag gggCCTTTGTAATCTGCTGGACTCCTGGATTACTGATCCTTCTGCTGGATGGCATTGACTGTAAGAAGTGCTATGTGCTGAAGTTCAAAACTTGGTTTCTTCTCCTTGCCACCCTCAACTCAGTGATGAACCCCATAATCTACTCCTACAAGGACAAGGACATGTGGAGGACCATTAAAAACATCATATGCTCTTTGGCTTGCCTCAGGCACAAGGGCCGGCCAAGGAATAGACAGCGGAGCCTGAAGCCCCATTCAGACACTCTTCCCATCCAGGAAATGGGGATCGAGAGCCAGTGCTCGGTCGAGGAGAGGCTTCAGGAATGA
- the ssx2ipa gene encoding synovial sarcoma, X breakpoint 2 interacting protein a: MAESSLEIPNMSCNSSRLLYPPRNHTHSSMHLSKQSYSVLSAFCSEGNIAQCISYINQEMSSLGFPAVCNELDNGGDLKAVSVLNTMYELLQLHRRSLRALEELETEQLKSASHLEHLKLCNSRLKEQLEQSRRESTGLCERERQLQMKVKSLQNCLKNEKEEVQKLQNIISSRASQYNHDMKRKEREYSKLKERLNQLLIDKKDKRLAIEVLNYVGRSDGKRSLWKTGKTEARNEGEMYQTLLNDYESRQKELLMENAELKKVLQQMKKEMVSILSPRKHSQKGETIDDSLELPGSENEEEVCDSSRETLELSCEHAREQLTNSIRQQWRRLKNHMEKLDNQASLVQNGSLGDNEVISRKSHEETVEKLKLEIQQCKDFIQTQQQLWQQQLSCPCDDETAALLNDCYMLEEKERLKEEWRLFDEQKKNFEKERRNFTEAAIRLGHERKAFEEDRAMWLKHQFLNMTPFLDRKKSQSALKSPESEVTVAPESQYHNAFSTPKTAPAKIPSTTDLYRTLRLLPDHGSPRSQPKNGNWQDSDVILSRDVSTKSGLLGSADCSIYSFVGTESSPN, from the exons ATGGCAGAGTCTTCGCTGG AGATCCCAAACATGTCCTGCAACTCTTCCAGGTTACTGTATCCTCCGAGAAATCACACTCACTCCTCGATGCACTTGTCCAAACAGTCCTACAGCGTTTTAAGTGCCTTTTGCTCGGAAGGGAACATAGCGCAGTGTATCTCATACATCAATCAG GAGATGTCCTCACTGGGCTTCCCCGCCGTGTGTAATGAGCTGGACAACGGCGGCGATCTGAAGGCGGTGTCGGTGCTGAACACCATGTACGAGCTGCTGCAGCTGCACCGCCGCAGCCTGCGAGCCTTGGAGGAGCTGGAGACGGAGCAGCTGAAGAGCGCCAGCCACCTGGAGCACCTGAAGCTCTGCAACTCCAGGCTGAAG GAGCAACTGGAGCAGTCCAGGAGGGAGAGCACGGGGCTCTGTGAACGGGAGCGGCAGCTTCAGATGAAAGTCAAGAGCTTACAGAACTGCCTGAAAAACGAGAAGGAGGAG GTACAAAAGCTACAGAATATAATATCCAGTCGTGCCAGCCAGTATAACCATGACATGAAGCGTAAGGAGAGGGAGTACAGCAAGCTGAAGGAGCGTCTGAACCAGCTTTTAATCGACAAGAAGGACAAGAGGCTGG CTATTGAAGTCTTGAATTATGTGGGGAGATCTGATGGCAAGAGAAGCCTTTGGAAGACTGGGAAAACCGAAGCCAG GAATGAGGGTGAGATGTACCAGACCCTTTTGAATGATTATGAGAGCCGGCAGAAGGAGCTGCTGATGGAGAATGCGGAACTCAAGAAGGTTTTGCAGCAGATGAAAAAGGAGATGGTCTCCATTTTAAGTCCGAGAAAGCACAGCCAGAAAGGAGAGACGATTGATGACAGCCTCGAGCTG CCTGGGTCCGAGAATGAGGAGGAGGTGTGCGATTCGAGCCGGGAGACGCTGGAGCTGTCGTGTGAGCATGCCCGCGAGCAGCTCACCAACAGCATCCGGCAGCAGTGGAGACGGCTGAAGAACCACATGGAGAAGCTGGACAATCAAG CATCtttggtgcagaatggctcaCTGGGTGACAATGAAGTCATTTCTAGGAAGAGCCACGAAGAGACTGTGGAGAAGCTGAAGCTGGAGATCCAGCAGTGTAAGGACTTCATCCAGACGCAGCAGCAGCTGTGGCAG CAGCAGCTCAGCTGCCCGTGTGACGACGAGACGGCTGCCCTCCTGAACGACTGCTACATGCTGGAGGAGAAGGAGCGCCTCAAGGAGGAGTGGAGACTCTTTGACGAACAGAAGAAAAATTTTGAGAAGGAGAGAAGGAATTTCACAGAGGCTGCCATTAGACTTGGCCATGAG AGAAAGGCGTTTGAGGAGGACCGAGCGATGTGGCTCAAACATCAGTTCCTGAATATGACGCCGTTTCTGGACCGTAAGAAATCGCAAAGTGCCTTAAAGA GTCCCGAGTCTGAAGTGACCGTCGCTCCAGAATCGCAGTATCACAACGCTTTCTCCACCCCCAAAACGGCGCCAGCAAAGATCCCGTCAACAACTGACCTGTACCGCACACTCCGCCTCCTCCCTGACCACGG CTCACCTAGAAGCCAACCAAAGAATGGTAACTGGCAGGACTCTGACGTCATCCTCAGCCGAGATGTTTCTACCAAATCGGGACTCCTTGGATCAGCCGATTGCAGTATCTATTCGTTCGTTGGCACGGAGAGCAGTCCAAACTGA
- the gng5 gene encoding guanine nucleotide-binding protein G(I)/G(S)/G(O) subunit gamma-5, giving the protein MSSSSNLITMRKIVQQLRFEAKINRVKVSQAAADLQQFCLENAQQDPLVTGMSSNPFKPPRVCSFL; this is encoded by the exons ATGTCCAGCTCGTCGAACCTTATCACTATGAGAAAAATCGTGCAGCAGCTGCGTTTCGAAGCAAAGATTAACAGAGTGAAG GTGTCTCAGGCAGCTGCAGACTTGCAGCAGTTCTGCCTCGAGAATGCGCAGCAGGACCCCCTGGTGACCGGGATGTCTTCCAATCCCTTCAAGCCGCCGAGGGTCTGCTCTTTCTTGTGA